In the genome of Sphingopyxis sp. YF1, the window TGGGCGCGCCGGTGTCGCCGCTCGGCTGGTCGTACGTCTGGTCGGGCGCCTTTGGGCCGGGCACCGTGCGCGGCTATGTCGATTTCGGCGGTTTCGATGCCGGCGAGTTCGACGGGCCCGAGGATGTCTACGGCATCTTCGGCGGTTATTTCTATCTCAACATCTCGGTGATGTTCGTCGAGATGGAGCGCATGATGCCCGGCGGCGCGGCGCGGATGGCGGCGATGTTCGACAGCGGTCCGGGCATGCCCGCGCATGTCGCCGCCGACTGGCACGACAACCCGGCCTGCGGCGCGCGGATCGCGGCCAATGTCGCGCGCTTCATGGCGGGAGAGGTCCATCCCGACCTCGACATCCTGCACGGCGCCGCGCTCGAGCTGCGCGCGCAGCGGCCGGCGCTCGCGGCGATCCCGCCGGCAGAGATCGTCGCGCGGCTGCGCTCGATCACCCCGCTGCTCGACCGCGCCGGCTGCATCCATGTCCAGATCGGACAGGCGGGCATGGTCGCGCTCGGCCAGCTCGCCGAGCTGCTGGCGGGTATCGGCCGGCCGGACGATCTCGCCCGGCTGGGGACGGGGATCGGCGACGTCGAGTCGGCCGACATCGCGTGCCAGCTCTGGACGATCAGCCGCCTCGTGCGCGGCTCGGACGCATTGAGGGCGGCGTTCGCGGCGGGCACCGACGGCGTGCTGGACCGCATCGCCGACCCCGCGTTCCACGAATTGTTCCGCCATTTTATCTACGACCATGGCGCGCGCGCGACGAACGAATGGGACCTGATCTACGATACCTATGAAACCGCGCCGCACACCGCGCTGGCGCTGATCGACGCGATGGCGAAGCAGGGCGACGAGGCCGATCCGGTCGCGGCGCTGCATCGCAACGCCGCGCTGCGGCGCGCATGCCTTGCCGACATCCGGGCGCAATTCCCGGCGCAGGCCGATGCGATCGACGCCGCCGCGCTGGCG includes:
- a CDS encoding PEP-utilizing enzyme — translated: MTVDNWLLHDTPSKRFPIYTRSNAAEVMGAPVSPLGWSYVWSGAFGPGTVRGYVDFGGFDAGEFDGPEDVYGIFGGYFYLNISVMFVEMERMMPGGAARMAAMFDSGPGMPAHVAADWHDNPACGARIAANVARFMAGEVHPDLDILHGAALELRAQRPALAAIPPAEIVARLRSITPLLDRAGCIHVQIGQAGMVALGQLAELLAGIGRPDDLARLGTGIGDVESADIACQLWTISRLVRGSDALRAAFAAGTDGVLDRIADPAFHELFRHFIYDHGARATNEWDLIYDTYETAPHTALALIDAMAKQGDEADPVAALHRNAALRRACLADIRAQFPAQADAIDAAALALATWFAARERSKNMCVRLVHEARMGCEALAARGIAAGALDERRQFYMLLSGELDAWAADPAAFSDTLRRRLADYAALDRLEPPFFIDGECPPIAEWPQRVERAIAAAADGDRLTGVACSPGQVTGRARIILDPSDPGALEPDDILVTTNTNPSWTPLFLVAAAVVTEFGLFNSHASIVSRELGIPCVASVEGATDRIRDGMLLCVDGAAGTVEILAGAA